The window ACTGGCGCAGAATATTAATGCTAAGGCGATTATCTGCTTCACAGAGCACGGTTTTACCACACGCATTTTGTCTAAATATCGCCAGCAGATTCCGGTCGTTGCTGTCACGCCAACCGAAGAAGTGCAACGTCGGCTGACACTTTACTGGGGTGTTCAGTCTTTACAGTTGCAGGAAGTTCATAACACAGACGCCATGATTATTTTGGCGGAGCAAGCAGCTCTCCAACATGGGTTTGTGACCAAGGGAGATATTGTGGTGATGATTGCAGGTTTACCTTTAGCCATTACGGGTGTAACGAATTTAATTAAGGCACACCGAATTGGGGAACAGGTGGCAGTTTAACGGTTTTTGACTGTAGAGAAGAGCGTTTTATTTAAGCATCTTTGTTTCAGCCCCTAGATTTATCTGGGGGGTTATTCTTTTTACTATCTATAAAGAGTTGCTCCTACCTCGCCTACTCTTCGACCACTTCAATCAAATCTTCAATCATCACATCAAACGTGCGAGCCAGTTTTTGCAACGCCGTCACGTCAACCGTTGCTAATCCAGGGGAACGGGCATAAGTTCTGAGAGTACTGTAGACAATCCCTGAACGCTCAGAAACTTCTTTGAGCGTCCAACCTCTCTCTTGGGCGAATTCCCGAATTCGCAGCCTAACTAAGCCCATATACTTATTGACAAATGACTAATACAAGTCATTTAATATTTTTGTACCAAAAGTAATCGCCCTGCGGCTTGGACAACTCAAGGGCGATTACCAACTATCCCCCAATAAATTGGAGGCACATTACATGATATCAATACCGCAGCCGCTCTCAAGGGCTGTGCCTCACTTTGCTAAACTTCCAGCAAGAGGGAGAGGCACATGACCTACAAAGACCAACTTTACCCTTGGTGCATTATCCGCCATCTCCCAAAACTGCAACGGCTGGTTGTTTGCCGCCATCGCCGTTGCAACGATGCCGAAGATCACCTCCGACTGCTTCAGCGAATGATTCCCCATGCCTCTTACAGCATTATCTTTGACCCCACCTTAGATAGCGCTGAGGCAATAGTCAAGAGCAAACAACCTCTCGAAAAACCCACCCTGTCTTTGTAAAGACGGGAGGACTGAAAAAGGCGATCGCAGCTTTAATCATGAGGGAGCGATCGCCTTTAAGTTAAAATCGCCCCACCCATCAGCTTAGAATAACGATATTCCAACTCCTGTTTCATCAAAGGCCAACTCTCCAAAGTATCATCCTGGATAATAATCTTCTCCGCTGCATCCCGTGCCAAATTCAAAACTTCTTGGTCTTCAACCAAACTAGCTAACGCAAAATCCGCTAACCCTGATTGTCGCTTACCCAATACTTCCCCCGGTCCCCGGAAACGCATATCCATTTCCGAGATAAAAAAGCCATCCTGGGACTGTTCCAACACGCCCAAACGCTGACGAGCTGTATCCGTTTTGGAACCGCTCATCAGTAAGCAGTAAGATTGGTGAGAACCCCGACCCACACGACCCCGCAACTGGTGCAACTGAGATAATCCAAAACGCTCAGCATTTTCTATCATCATCACTGTCGCGTTGGGGACATCCACACCCACTTCAATCACAGTAGTCGAAACAATAATTTGAGTTTCGTTGTCTCGGAAAGCATTCAGCGCCTCATCCTTTTGGGCTGAACTCATGCGACCATGTAGCAAACCAACCTGGCATTCGGGGAAAATACTTTCAGACAGTCGTTCATGCTCTTCAACTGCCGATCGCAAATCCAATTTTTCTGATTCTTCAATGAGAGGTAATACAATATACGCTTGACGCCCTTGCACAATCTCCCGGCGAATCAGCTCATAGGCATGGTTGCGTTCCTTTCCCGATAGTACAGTAGTGTGAATCTGCTGACGTCCGGGCGGCAATTCATCAATCTGACTCACATCCAAATCGCCGTGCAATGTCAGCGCGAGAGTGCGGGGAATGGGGGTTGCAGTCATGGTTAAAACGTGAGGAGACTGCCCTTTTTGTTGTAAACGCGCCCGTTGCTGCACACCAAAGCGATGCTGCTCATCAATCACAACTAAACCCAATTGTTGGAAGTTCACAGTATCTTGAATCAGAGCATGAGTCCCCACCAACAGCGGTAATTCACCGGTTTCAAGCTGAGCATGAATTTGGCGGCGCTTTTTGGTTGTCGTGGAACCCGTCAACAATTCGACTGGCAAATGCAGCAGGTTGAACCAGCCGACAAGTTTACGATAATGCTGTTCTGCTAAAACTTCGGTCGGAGCCATCAACGCGGCTTGGTAGCCGGATTGAATCGCTGCTAGGATAGCGAGGACAGCCACAACGGTTTTCCCTGAACCTACATCCCCTTGCACTAAGCGATTCATTGGGGTTGAGGATTGCAAGTCGTTGAGGATGTCGTTAATCACCCGTTTTTGAGCCTTGGTGAGCTCAAAGGGGAGGAGTTGATGGAATCGGTTAATCAGTTGACCTGTGGGAACGAGTACAGCACTCGTTTCATGTCGCTTTAGAGCCTGACGGCGTTGGAGAAACCCTAATTGTAAATAGAAAAACTCATCAAAGACTAATCGGCGTCGAGCTGCCGCCAGGGTATCGCTATCAGCGGGAAAATGGATATTAGCGATCGCATCACTCACCCCGATCAACCCATACTGCTTCCGCACGGCAGATGGAAGCGGCTCTTTCAATTGGGAAGCATAGGGAGTCACTGCAATCACAGCCAATCTCACAATATCAGCGGGTACGCCATCCGTGAGCGGATATACAGGCACGACTCGACCAATAGTCAGAGAGTCTATGGTACCGTCTGCGTGGTCTAAAACTTCCAATTGTGGGTCTTCCAGAGTCAAACCATACTTATTCTTCTTCACTAAACCCGATGCTGCCACTACCGTCCCAGGCGGATAACGATACTTGTTTTGTTCCTGCCAACCACGATGACTGTAGCGAGTACCGGCAAAAAAACGATTCAGTTTAATTTGACCCGTTGCATCTTGAAGTAACAGCTCGAAAATCGTTAATTTCTTATTTTTAGGGCTGGTGAAGCAGTTACAGCGCTTGACGTTTCCTACAATCGTCGCCGTTTCGCCCGCTTCCAGGTTACAAATATTGACCTGACGTGCATAGTCAATATGGTCACGGGGGTAGTAGTAGAGGAGGTCACGTAGTGTTAGTAAACCCAGACGTGCTAAATACCCACTTTTTCTAATCCCGATTTCTTCTACCTCAGAGAGGGGTTGGTCAAGACTCAGCGCTGGTGTTTCCGTTACTTCAGTTTGAGGTTGAACTAAGGGCGTCGTGCGAGGGATTTTCACCTTAGGGGATTGTGAGGGTGATGGAGTGGCTTCACCCTCAGCGTTGCGGCGCTGAGTATCTTGCTGGAGTTGATACAAAAATCGGCGGGTATCTGCAACAAGATGTTGCCGTTGTTGCAGCGTCATCTGAGGATAAAGGGCAAACTTGGCAGCGGTTTCCTGCCATTGGCGTCTCTGGGTTGGCATGAGATGGTTAGGCGTTTCGCCGAAACTGAGGCAGAGAAACTCGCTAAAGCGGTATTGATTGCCTACCAAGTCAGTAAAGCCTTTGTCCGCTTCTACGGCAAGAGCCTTTTGCAGTCGGAGCCAATCTGGTGATTCTATTGCCACAATTTCCCCCCCCTTTCAAATTGACGGTATGCAGGTTTAAGGTTGCAGGTTATTATTTTTAACTTTCAACCTTCAACTTTCAACCTTCAACCCTTAATCTTCAAACCAGCTTGCTCGCCATGCAGCTTCGGCTTGAGCAACAGACCGTTCTCGCTGTTTTTTGTGATACTCTCGGTGGAGCGTATTTCTCTTGGCTGAAAGGTTCCGAATTTGATTGCGTCCAGCATTTAAGGTGGGGTCAGCGAACTCAATTTCTGACAAACGCAGGTTAATGGCAATGATACGGGTTAAGGTTGAGTCTTCCGAATCATCCTCACTTTCGGTTTCCATCAACAAGTTTAAGAGATTGG of the Allocoleopsis franciscana PCC 7113 genome contains:
- a CDS encoding helix-turn-helix domain-containing protein, producing MGLVRLRIREFAQERGWTLKEVSERSGIVYSTLRTYARSPGLATVDVTALQKLARTFDVMIEDLIEVVEE
- the recG gene encoding ATP-dependent DNA helicase RecG, giving the protein MAIESPDWLRLQKALAVEADKGFTDLVGNQYRFSEFLCLSFGETPNHLMPTQRRQWQETAAKFALYPQMTLQQRQHLVADTRRFLYQLQQDTQRRNAEGEATPSPSQSPKVKIPRTTPLVQPQTEVTETPALSLDQPLSEVEEIGIRKSGYLARLGLLTLRDLLYYYPRDHIDYARQVNICNLEAGETATIVGNVKRCNCFTSPKNKKLTIFELLLQDATGQIKLNRFFAGTRYSHRGWQEQNKYRYPPGTVVAASGLVKKNKYGLTLEDPQLEVLDHADGTIDSLTIGRVVPVYPLTDGVPADIVRLAVIAVTPYASQLKEPLPSAVRKQYGLIGVSDAIANIHFPADSDTLAAARRRLVFDEFFYLQLGFLQRRQALKRHETSAVLVPTGQLINRFHQLLPFELTKAQKRVINDILNDLQSSTPMNRLVQGDVGSGKTVVAVLAILAAIQSGYQAALMAPTEVLAEQHYRKLVGWFNLLHLPVELLTGSTTTKKRRQIHAQLETGELPLLVGTHALIQDTVNFQQLGLVVIDEQHRFGVQQRARLQQKGQSPHVLTMTATPIPRTLALTLHGDLDVSQIDELPPGRQQIHTTVLSGKERNHAYELIRREIVQGRQAYIVLPLIEESEKLDLRSAVEEHERLSESIFPECQVGLLHGRMSSAQKDEALNAFRDNETQIIVSTTVIEVGVDVPNATVMMIENAERFGLSQLHQLRGRVGRGSHQSYCLLMSGSKTDTARQRLGVLEQSQDGFFISEMDMRFRGPGEVLGKRQSGLADFALASLVEDQEVLNLARDAAEKIIIQDDTLESWPLMKQELEYRYSKLMGGAILT